A stretch of the Vanacampus margaritifer isolate UIUO_Vmar chromosome 6, RoL_Vmar_1.0, whole genome shotgun sequence genome encodes the following:
- the th gene encoding tyrosine 3-monooxygenase: MPLSSSSTSSSKSIRRAASELERSDSVTSQRFLGRRQSLIDDARKEREAAAAAAGAAEASEQIVFEEDDGRALVNLFITLASNKTSMLTRTLKVFETFEAKIHHLETRPCRKPKDNLHSLEYYVRCEVHLSDVSTLISSIKRNAEDVKTTKEIKFHWFPKKIADLDKCHHLITKFDPDLDHDHPGFTDPVYRQRRRMIGDIAFGYRHGQPITRVEYTDEEIDTWREVYSTLRDLYTTHACSEYLESFRLLEKHCGYSPNNIPQLEDVSRFLKERTGFLLRPVAGLLSARDFLASLAFRVFQCTQYIRHGSSPMHSPEPDCVHELLGHVPMLADRTFAQFSQNLGLASLGASDEDIEKLSTLYWFTVEYGLCKQNGEVRAYGAGLLSSYGELVHCLSDEPETRQFDPEAAAVQPYQDQTYQPVYFISESFSDAKEKFRAFVAGIHRPFSVKFDPYTSSIEVLDNPLKIQGSLEVVKDELKMLTDALGVLS, from the exons ATGCCACTTTCAAGCAGCTCCACATCCTCGTCCAAGAGCATCCGCAGAGCAGCATCCGAGCTGGAAAGGTCGGACTCCGTCACG TCACAACGCTTCTTGGGACGACGGCAGAGCTTGATCGATGACGCACGGAAGGAGCGCGAGGCAGCCGCAGCCGCAGCAGGGGCTGCAGAGGCAAGCGAGCAGATAGTATTCGAAGAGGACGATGGAAGAGCCCTTGTCAACCTCTTCATCACTTTAGCCAGCAACAAAACGTCTATGCTTACCAGGACCCTCAAAGTGTTTGAG ACATTTGAAGCAAAGATCCACCATCTGGAGACGCGGCCGTGCCGCAAGCCCAAGGACAACCTGCACAGCTTGGAGTACTATGTGCGCTGTGAGGTGCACCTGTCGGACGTTAGTACGCTCATCAGCTCTATCAAAAGAAATGCAGAAGACGTCAAGACCACCAAGGAAATCAAAT TTCACTGGTTTCCAAAGAAAATAGCAGACTTGGATAAATGTCACCATCTGATCACCAAATTTGATCCAGACTTGGATCATGACCATCCT GGCTTCACAGACCCAGTCTACAGACAGAGGAGGAGAATGATTGGAGACATTGCCTTTGGATACAGACA TGGGCAGCCGATTACCAGGGTGGAGTATACAGATGAGGAAATTGACACTTG GAGAGAAGTCTACTCGACACTGAGGGACCTGTACACCACACATGCCTGCAGTGAGTACCTTGAGTCTTTCCGTCTCCTGGAAAAGCATTGTGGCTACAGTCCAAACAACATTCCCCAGCTGGAAGATGTGTCCCGCTTCCTTAAAG AGCGCACTGGCTTTCTGCTGCGTCCAGTGGCAGGTCTCCTCTCAGCTAGAGATTTCCTCGCTAGTTTAGCGTTCCGGGTGTTTCAGTGCACACAGTACATCCGACATGGCTCCTCTCCTATGCATTCCCCAGAGCC CGACTGTGTCCATGAACTTCTAGGCCATGTCCCGATGCTGGCGGACCGCACATTTGCACAGTTTTCCCAG AATCTTGGCCTGGCATCATTGGGTGCTTCGGATGAAGATATTGAGAAACTATCCACA CTGTATTGGTTCACTGTGGAGTACGGCTTGTGCAAACAAAATGGTGAAGTGAGGGCTTATGGCGCAGGACTACTTTCTTCTTACGGAGAACTTGTG CACTGTCTATCCGATGAACCGGAGACGAGGCAGTTTGATCCAGAGGCTGCGGCAGTGCAGCCCTACCAGGACCAGACCTACCAGCCTGTCTACTTCATTTCCGAGAGCTTTTCGGATGCAAAGGAGAAATTCAG GGCATTTGTTGCTGGTATCCACCGCCCCTTCTCAGTGAAGTTCGATCCATACACCAGCAGCATAGAAGTCCTGGACAACCCCCTGAAGATCCAAGGAAGCTTGGAAGTGGTGAAGGATGAACTGAAGATGCTAACGGATGCCCTCGGTGTTTTGTCCTGA